In Aegilops tauschii subsp. strangulata cultivar AL8/78 chromosome 3, Aet v6.0, whole genome shotgun sequence, one genomic interval encodes:
- the LOC109735274 gene encoding uncharacterized protein, whose amino-acid sequence MHSTSSTDGLNQVPFSVEDPDYQGLELDLISPCEKHDMASERLVAFEGTDTGRRFLACAQPEGENCGFVEWVDHQWPPTMQNALLKLWAMVEDSKSARMNDNLESALTIHHLTEEKNNPEANYDKSELVADMKAEMAKKDAESKKLNQKYQLLRSPGLASASVARLAAAVKPPLP is encoded by the exons ATGCACTCGACCTCATCCACGGACGGGCTTAACCAG GTCCCTTTCAGCGTTGAAGATCCAGATTACCAGGGGCTTGAGCTGGATCTGATTTCCCCATGTGAGAAGCACGACATGGCATCTGAGAGGCTTGTTGCCTTTGAAGGAACAGACACAGGCAGGAGGTTTTTAGCATGTGCACAGCCG GAAGGGGAGAATTGTGGGTTTGTTGAATGGGTTGATCATCAGTGGCCCCCAACAATGCAGAATGCATTGTTGAAGCTGTGGGCAATGGTTGAAGATAGCAAGAGTGCTAGGATGAATGATAATCTTGAAAGTGCTTTAACTATTCACCATCTGACAGAAGAGAAGAACAACCCGGAGGCCAACTATGACAA AAGTGAACTGGTGGCTGATATGAAGGCAGAGATGGCAAAGAAAGATGCAGAGTCGAAGAAGCTTAATCAGAAGTATCAACTGCTG AGAAGCCCCGGCCTCGCCTCGGCGTCTGTTGCTCGCCTCGCGGCTGCTGTTAAACCGCCGCTCCCTTGA
- the LOC109735278 gene encoding GDSL esterase/lipase At4g10955-like: MGKVPSQKDLFEVSGPTYLTYVNWNCPHHQRSAMASLVQGVYVLERDRQRNRQGPDARAPAWWKFFNFELRQALVDAADSSIFGAVYAFQPPYHLIDPAAAASAPHYVVAFRGTVTKKASASRDLELDLLLVRSGIEHTSRFRIAMQTIHDVVVAAGAGHGRVWLAGHSLGSAISTLAGKTMARAGVVLTTFLFNAPFLSAPVERIPHKKVKQGIRIAKSFVTAGVVTVLHKSGGSSDEAFAALARWVPNLLVNPADPISAEYVGYFDHRKKMEDIGAGAVGRLATRHSVKDLLLGIGKPEGCEPLHLFPSAVLTVNRGPSPDFKSAHGIHQWWRPDLALECRAYSYA, encoded by the exons ATGGGCAAAGTGCCATCACAGAAGGACCTCTTTGAGGTTTCAGGTCCTACCTATTTGACATACGTTAATTG GAACTGCCCACACCACCAGCGATCGGCCATGGCGAGCCTCGTGCAAGGCGTGTACGTCCTGGAGCGTGACCGGCAACGGAACCGCCAGGGCCCCGACGCCCGCGCGCCGGCGTGGTGGAAGTTCTTCAACTTCGAGCTGCGGCAGGCGCTCGTGGACGCCGCCGACTCCTCCATCTTCGGCGCGGTGTACGCGTTCCAGCCGCCGTACCACCTCATCGACCCAGCGGCGGCCGCCAGCGCGCCGCACTACGTCGTCGCCTTCCGAGGGACCGTCACCAAGAAGGCCTCGGCGTCCAGGGACCTCGAGCTCGACCTCCTGCTCGTCCGGAGCGGCATCGAGCACACCTcccgcttccgcatcgcgatgcAGACCATCCACGACGTCGTGGTTGCCGCCGGGGCGGGGCACGGCCGCGTCTGGCTGGCCGGCCACTCGCTGGGGTCCGCCATCTCAACCCTCGCCGGAAAGACCATGGCCCGGGCGGGCGTCGTCCTCACCACATTCCTCTTCAACGCGCCGTTCCTGTCGGCGCCGGTGGAGAGGATCCCGCACAAGAAGGTGAAGCAGGGCATCCGCATCGCCAAGAGCTTCGTCACGGCCGGGGTGGTCACCGTCCTGCACAAGAGCGGCGGCAGCAGCGACGAAGCCTTCGCGGCGCTGGCGCGGTGGGTGCCGAACTTGCTGGTGAACCCGGCGGACCCCATCAGCGCGGAGTACGTGGGGTACTTCGACCACCGCAAGAAGATGGAGGACATCGGCGCGGGCGCCGTCGGGAGGCTGGCCACGAGGCACTCGGTCAAGGACCTGCTTCTGGGCATCGGCAAGCCGGAGGGCTGCGAGCCGCTGCACCTGTTCCCTTCGGCCGTCCTGACGGTGAACCGCGGCCCGTCGCCGGACTTCAAGTCGGCCCACGGGATCCACCAGTGGTGGCGGCCGGACTTGGCCCTGGAGTGCAGGGCCTATTCCTACGCTTGA